One window from the genome of Hyalangium ruber encodes:
- a CDS encoding WecB/TagA/CpsF family glycosyltransferase, which yields MTATSPDRTLAQRTQDFLALHERIQSIDDEPAAQALLEALQRPSRPYIVSFVNAHAANLGWNTPSMLESLLRSDLLLRDGIGVKLGMKAFGREPGLNMNGTDFIPKIARAYQGRRAALFGTRSPWLDTARQKLEAEGLVVVACHDGFSPPEKYLELAAETKPELILLAMGMPKQEDIAVKLRERLSHPVLIVNGGAILDFLGGKVTRAPELMRNTGLEWVYRLYLEPKRLASRYLLGIPVFFSHVAVTRLAGPRASEGGEKSP from the coding sequence ATGACGGCTACTTCCCCGGACCGCACGCTGGCCCAGCGCACCCAGGACTTCCTGGCGCTGCACGAGCGCATCCAGAGCATCGATGACGAGCCCGCGGCGCAGGCGCTCCTCGAGGCGCTGCAGCGCCCTTCGCGCCCGTACATCGTCTCCTTCGTCAACGCGCACGCCGCCAACCTGGGGTGGAACACGCCCTCCATGCTGGAGAGCCTGCTGCGCTCGGACCTGCTGCTGCGCGACGGCATCGGCGTCAAGCTGGGCATGAAGGCCTTCGGCCGTGAGCCGGGCCTGAACATGAACGGCACGGACTTCATCCCCAAGATTGCCCGCGCCTACCAAGGTCGACGCGCTGCGTTGTTCGGCACCCGCTCACCCTGGCTCGACACCGCCCGCCAGAAGCTGGAGGCCGAGGGCCTCGTGGTGGTGGCCTGCCATGATGGTTTCTCACCGCCCGAGAAATACCTGGAGCTGGCCGCCGAGACGAAGCCGGAGCTCATCCTGCTCGCCATGGGCATGCCCAAGCAGGAGGACATCGCGGTGAAGCTGCGGGAGCGGCTCTCCCACCCGGTGCTCATCGTCAACGGGGGTGCCATCCTGGACTTCCTGGGGGGCAAGGTGACGCGCGCCCCCGAGCTCATGCGCAACACGGGCCTGGAGTGGGTGTACCGCCTTTACCTGGAGCCCAAGCGCCTGGCCAGCCGCTATCTGCTCGGCATCCCGGTGTTCTTTTCCCATGTGGCGGTCACTCGCCTGGCTGGTCCACGAGCCTCCGAGGGTGGCGAGAAGTCTCCGTGA
- a CDS encoding acyltransferase family protein — protein MDTARAHQEFQRTRFFPGLDGLRCLSIVLVVAYHVSGMHSGFLGRGYLGVALFFAISGFLITTLLLREQDSHGQISLGRFYARRSLRIFPLYYAVLGIYVVLVLFTEKGVQEKTEFFTNLPAFLTYTSNWFVPLVPDKRIIFYFAWSLATEEQFYLLWPGVMRMARRGGAVVFMAGLLAISLWAPWAVETGRLDDSLLWVRILASFAPPICMGCLAAYAVHTRQGFAWVYRVLGHTWVPPAALALVLAAVATDGVPFGLTSLLMTALVVSCCISTKHPLMPVLTFSWIRYVGTVSYGVYLLHMLALNLVRRLVPGQGMAVYLPLTLGLSVLLAGLSYRYFESWFLRLKDRLGAGPAPAPRESPSPAAPASSPAP, from the coding sequence ATGGATACCGCTCGCGCTCACCAGGAGTTCCAGCGCACCCGCTTCTTCCCTGGGCTCGATGGGCTGCGCTGCCTGAGCATCGTGCTCGTGGTGGCCTACCACGTCTCCGGCATGCACTCGGGCTTCCTCGGCCGGGGCTACCTGGGCGTCGCCCTCTTCTTCGCCATCAGCGGCTTCCTCATCACCACGCTGCTGCTGCGTGAGCAGGACTCGCACGGGCAGATCTCCCTGGGCCGCTTCTACGCCCGGCGCTCGCTGCGCATCTTCCCGCTCTATTACGCGGTGCTCGGCATCTACGTGGTGCTGGTGCTCTTCACCGAGAAGGGAGTGCAGGAGAAGACCGAGTTCTTCACCAACCTGCCGGCCTTCCTCACGTACACCTCCAACTGGTTCGTCCCGTTGGTGCCCGACAAGCGCATCATCTTCTACTTCGCCTGGTCGCTCGCCACCGAGGAGCAGTTCTACCTGCTGTGGCCCGGCGTCATGCGCATGGCCCGCCGGGGCGGTGCCGTAGTCTTCATGGCGGGGCTGCTCGCCATCTCGCTGTGGGCGCCCTGGGCCGTGGAGACGGGGCGGCTCGATGACTCACTGTTGTGGGTGCGCATCCTCGCCAGCTTCGCCCCACCCATCTGCATGGGGTGCCTGGCGGCCTACGCGGTCCACACGCGCCAGGGCTTCGCGTGGGTGTACCGCGTGCTCGGCCACACGTGGGTGCCGCCGGCGGCGCTGGCCCTGGTGCTGGCCGCCGTGGCGACGGACGGCGTGCCCTTCGGGCTCACCTCGCTGCTGATGACGGCGCTGGTCGTCTCCTGCTGCATCAGCACCAAGCACCCGCTCATGCCGGTGCTCACCTTCTCGTGGATCCGCTACGTGGGCACGGTCAGCTACGGCGTGTACCTGCTGCACATGCTCGCCCTGAACCTGGTGCGGCGGCTGGTGCCTGGGCAGGGCATGGCCGTCTACCTGCCGCTGACGCTGGGGCTCAGCGTGCTGCTGGCGGGCCTGAGCTACCGCTACTTCGAGAGCTGGTTCCTGCGCCTCAAGGACCGCCTGGGCGCCGGCCCCGCACCTGCCCCCCGGGAGTCCCCGTCCCCGGCGGCTCCAGCATCAAGTCCAGCACCGTGA
- a CDS encoding glycoside hydrolase family 44 protein yields the protein MRHEAGGHRTPGLTGSWAGRQGLYTALLATCAALLVACQDSPRSSAPSSGSGSTSAPKPSLTVELEEAAYDGGFQGSWEDAGWSEREVKGPGPARVMMADLGGWMLKHKESVHGSFGALAMRFKAPSGFGEFLEVRLDSEDANVFPRVKVASKHVAGQDGEWTQLLIPMSELNPNAKSFNRIILRAHKRVGNDWVELDKLGLTSQGAQMSEEAPSGSLEVVEVAYEGGAKAGWEAGGWTEREVEGPGPARVMMADLGGWMLRRKEPLQGTFGGLALRYRAPSGYGEFLEVRVDSEDANVFPRVRVGSQHVVNRQEDWVQVLVPLAELNPGMKPFDRVIFRAHKRVGNDWVEMDRIGFTGTNAAVVGALSMGGARVAVGPPQPAGLLVDCTAPGHFISPLIYGTAFNALRERKDSHQWDMGATVRRWGGNPTSRYNWKLNAWNTGNDWYYRNTAPGDDAKFTYEEFLMANRAHGLQSALTLPILGWVAKDTTSVSFPVSKLGAQEKVAPEMPEAGNGIASGGRKLPSPMPTQTSVAAPPEFIAEWVRTIQQKDKTRGRSVHMYFLDNEPMLWNSTHRDVHPEPTTYDELLERTISYGTAVRKADPEAVIAGPTEWGWTGYFRSAADVAPGASPDADRKAHGNIPLLPWYLRKLREHEKKTGVRILDVVDVHFYPQGEGIGFEEGGRTDADASARRIRSTRALWDPNYKDESWIDEPVRLIPRLKKMVSENYPGRGLAIGEYNFGATKHMSGGLAQAEALGRFAEGGLTAAYHFTYPPAKSPTWWAFRAYRNFDGQGGRFLDTYVPASAPEGTSLFASRSEDKRHVVAIALNLQPETARDARVELKGCGVLKSARVWTYTGEPQGFSEQKAPRLSAAAMDARLPPYSITVLDLMLEPPGTGTPGGQVRGRRPGGP from the coding sequence ATGAGGCACGAAGCCGGAGGGCACCGCACGCCGGGCCTGACCGGAAGCTGGGCAGGGCGCCAGGGGCTGTACACGGCCTTGCTGGCGACGTGTGCCGCGCTGCTGGTGGCCTGCCAGGACTCGCCTCGCTCTTCCGCTCCCTCGTCGGGCTCCGGGAGCACTTCCGCGCCCAAGCCGAGCCTCACCGTGGAGCTGGAGGAGGCCGCGTATGACGGTGGCTTCCAGGGAAGCTGGGAGGACGCCGGCTGGTCCGAGCGCGAGGTGAAGGGCCCCGGCCCAGCGCGGGTGATGATGGCGGACCTGGGCGGGTGGATGCTCAAGCACAAGGAGTCGGTGCATGGCTCTTTCGGCGCCCTGGCGATGCGCTTCAAGGCCCCTTCCGGCTTCGGCGAGTTCCTGGAGGTGCGGCTCGACTCCGAGGACGCCAACGTGTTTCCCCGGGTGAAGGTGGCCTCCAAGCACGTGGCGGGGCAGGACGGGGAGTGGACGCAGCTGCTCATTCCCATGAGCGAGCTGAACCCGAACGCGAAGTCCTTCAACCGCATCATCCTGCGGGCCCACAAGCGCGTGGGCAACGACTGGGTGGAGCTGGACAAGCTGGGGCTTACCTCGCAGGGCGCGCAGATGTCCGAGGAGGCGCCGAGCGGCTCGCTGGAGGTGGTGGAGGTGGCCTACGAGGGTGGGGCCAAGGCGGGCTGGGAGGCGGGAGGCTGGACGGAGCGAGAAGTCGAGGGGCCCGGGCCGGCGCGGGTGATGATGGCGGACCTGGGCGGGTGGATGCTGCGCCGCAAAGAGCCGCTGCAGGGCACCTTTGGCGGGCTGGCGCTGCGCTACCGCGCACCTTCCGGCTACGGCGAGTTCCTGGAGGTGCGGGTCGACTCCGAGGACGCCAACGTGTTTCCCCGGGTGCGGGTGGGCTCCCAGCACGTGGTGAACCGGCAGGAGGACTGGGTCCAGGTGCTGGTGCCGCTGGCGGAGCTCAACCCGGGGATGAAGCCCTTCGACCGCGTCATCTTCCGGGCGCACAAGCGCGTGGGCAACGACTGGGTGGAGATGGACCGGATCGGCTTCACCGGGACGAACGCGGCGGTAGTGGGCGCGCTGTCGATGGGTGGGGCGCGCGTGGCGGTGGGGCCGCCGCAGCCGGCGGGCCTGTTGGTGGACTGCACGGCGCCGGGCCACTTCATCAGCCCGCTCATCTACGGCACCGCCTTCAACGCCCTGCGCGAGCGCAAGGACAGCCACCAGTGGGACATGGGCGCCACGGTGCGCCGCTGGGGCGGCAACCCCACGAGCCGCTACAACTGGAAGCTCAACGCGTGGAACACGGGCAACGACTGGTACTACCGCAACACCGCGCCGGGGGACGACGCGAAGTTCACCTATGAGGAGTTCCTCATGGCGAACCGGGCCCACGGCCTCCAGTCGGCGCTCACGCTGCCGATACTCGGCTGGGTGGCCAAGGACACGACTTCGGTGAGCTTCCCGGTGTCGAAGCTCGGCGCGCAGGAGAAGGTGGCGCCGGAGATGCCGGAGGCGGGCAACGGCATTGCCTCCGGAGGCCGCAAGCTGCCGTCACCCATGCCCACGCAGACGAGCGTGGCGGCCCCGCCGGAGTTCATCGCCGAGTGGGTGCGCACCATCCAGCAGAAGGACAAGACGCGCGGGCGCAGCGTCCACATGTACTTCCTCGATAACGAGCCGATGCTGTGGAACTCGACGCATCGGGACGTACACCCGGAGCCCACCACCTACGACGAGCTGCTCGAGCGCACCATTTCCTATGGCACCGCGGTGCGGAAGGCGGACCCCGAGGCTGTCATCGCCGGGCCCACGGAGTGGGGCTGGACGGGCTACTTCCGCTCGGCGGCGGACGTGGCGCCGGGGGCCTCGCCGGACGCGGACCGCAAGGCGCACGGCAACATCCCGTTGCTGCCCTGGTACCTGCGCAAGCTGCGCGAGCACGAGAAGAAGACGGGGGTGCGCATCCTCGATGTGGTGGACGTGCATTTCTATCCGCAGGGCGAGGGCATCGGCTTCGAGGAGGGCGGGCGGACGGACGCGGACGCATCGGCGCGGCGCATCCGCTCCACGCGCGCGCTGTGGGATCCGAACTACAAGGACGAGTCGTGGATCGACGAGCCGGTGCGGCTCATCCCCCGGCTCAAGAAGATGGTGTCGGAGAACTACCCGGGGCGGGGTCTGGCCATCGGCGAGTACAACTTCGGCGCCACGAAGCACATGAGCGGCGGGCTGGCGCAGGCCGAGGCGCTGGGGCGCTTCGCGGAAGGTGGGCTCACGGCGGCCTACCACTTCACCTACCCACCGGCGAAGAGCCCCACCTGGTGGGCCTTCCGGGCCTACCGCAACTTCGACGGGCAGGGCGGGCGCTTCCTGGACACCTATGTGCCGGCGAGCGCTCCCGAGGGCACCTCGCTGTTCGCCTCGCGCAGCGAGGACAAGCGGCACGTGGTGGCCATCGCCCTCAACCTGCAGCCGGAGACGGCCCGCGACGCACGGGTAGAGCTCAAGGGCTGCGGGGTGCTCAAGAGCGCGCGGGTGTGGACGTATACGGGTGAGCCCCAGGGCTTCAGCGAGCAGAAGGCGCCCCGGTTGAGCGCGGCGGCCATGGATGCGCGGCTGCCGCCCTACTCCATCACGGTGCTGGACTTGATGCTGGAGCCGCCGGGGACGGGGACTCCCGGGGGGCAGGTGCGGGGCCGGCGCCCAGGCGGTCCTTGA
- the epsD gene encoding exopolysaccharide biosynthesis glycosyltransferase EpsD, giving the protein MSDGPSAGANAPPRTEAQRPRVSVVMATYNRLTLLPRLLRQLARQTLPPSDYEVMVVDDGSKEPAEGPLRELAKELPYALRVETQKNAGAAAARHRGVLASRGDVVIITDDDMQVPEDFVQRHLEQHPDGSRHVVLGRIDSDPAIDDMPLFERWYAYLHDRLARRLNEEGAHGWNLYTGNVSFRREDYVAVGGFDPNLKQSEDIELGIRLEKSGCRVRFCNDSYVLHGSDHTSFEKWLARAHRYGIMDSRLSERHSDVPQVDPWRMLFEMNALARPLLATAVMLPGPTKPVTEALMGAARMADRLGLAGVAFKSTSVAYTMEYLRGARAEAGSWREVARRIARYRQASARAGAASQEPSRKDSNGEP; this is encoded by the coding sequence GTGAGCGACGGACCCTCGGCCGGCGCCAACGCGCCGCCGCGGACCGAAGCGCAGCGGCCTCGGGTGAGCGTGGTGATGGCCACGTACAACCGGCTGACCCTGTTGCCTCGGCTGCTGCGGCAGCTCGCGCGCCAGACGCTGCCTCCCAGTGACTACGAAGTGATGGTGGTGGACGACGGCTCCAAGGAGCCGGCGGAAGGCCCCTTGCGCGAGCTGGCCAAGGAGCTGCCCTACGCCTTGCGCGTGGAGACGCAGAAGAACGCGGGCGCGGCGGCGGCGCGGCACCGGGGCGTGCTGGCCTCGCGCGGCGATGTCGTCATCATCACCGACGACGACATGCAGGTGCCCGAGGACTTCGTGCAGCGGCACCTGGAGCAGCACCCGGACGGCTCGCGCCATGTGGTGCTGGGGCGCATTGATTCGGATCCGGCCATCGACGACATGCCGCTGTTCGAGCGCTGGTACGCGTACCTGCACGACCGGCTGGCGCGGCGACTGAACGAAGAGGGCGCCCACGGGTGGAACCTCTACACGGGCAACGTCTCGTTCCGCCGCGAGGACTACGTGGCGGTGGGCGGCTTCGATCCGAACCTGAAGCAGTCGGAGGACATCGAGCTGGGCATCCGCCTGGAGAAGTCCGGCTGCCGCGTGCGCTTCTGCAATGACTCGTACGTGCTCCACGGCTCGGACCACACCAGCTTCGAGAAGTGGCTGGCGCGGGCGCACCGCTACGGCATCATGGACTCGCGGCTGTCGGAGCGTCACTCGGACGTGCCGCAGGTGGATCCGTGGCGGATGCTCTTCGAGATGAACGCGCTGGCGCGGCCGCTGCTGGCCACGGCGGTGATGTTGCCGGGGCCGACCAAGCCGGTGACCGAGGCGCTGATGGGCGCGGCGCGGATGGCCGACCGGCTGGGGCTGGCGGGGGTGGCGTTCAAGAGCACCTCGGTGGCCTACACGATGGAATACCTGCGCGGGGCGCGGGCCGAGGCGGGCTCGTGGCGGGAAGTGGCCCGGCGCATCGCGCGTTATCGGCAGGCCTCCGCGCGGGCGGGAGCTGCGTCCCAAGAGCCGTCGCGGAAGGACTCGAACGGAGAGCCATGA
- the wzy gene encoding exopolysaccharide repeat unit polymerase — protein MEAFLSRTPVFLTLIAGVVMATLGLLVLFPPVAMLPMVAAILVWVLAKVPIRYPVLTLLAILLIVDCAVENPYSGLWKSPLSFVGRLFFINLNVVTGVPGLGFTLIDLAVFGLTALYVYRNAVGLKTDEKVVPLPRPLVMSLLLILGTISWMYLWGYLRGGDMRPAKWQLQKLLLMPVFVMLFNAAIRGPQDFRVLGRIIVAAAFTKAFLGAFFIVVIARPGGLYTEYATTHSDTMIYVTGLSLAVASWAEEPNRKNFWRMLIVCGVIFMGMNYNDRRLAYASFNQCLVAIYLISPWSKVKVYATRAGILMAPLFLLYVAVGWANPTGIFSPVNTFKSMIVGEHNDTGVMDYRDVENFNVIATWQKNPMLGTGYGHGFDEVMKLADISHLFEDYLYHPHNSVLGLLAFGGVVGFTGVWLFVAFTVFFAVRAYHRAHVPQWRAGALVAVAIVVAYTNQCFGDMGITSWYCTILMALAVTIAGKLATLTGAWRSTGPAPSANPAESGAVEQEGYRRT, from the coding sequence ATGGAAGCCTTCCTCTCCCGCACCCCGGTGTTCCTCACGCTGATCGCGGGCGTGGTGATGGCCACGTTGGGCCTGCTCGTCCTCTTTCCGCCCGTGGCGATGCTGCCCATGGTGGCGGCCATCCTGGTGTGGGTGCTGGCCAAGGTGCCCATCCGCTACCCCGTGCTCACCCTGCTGGCGATCCTGCTGATCGTCGACTGCGCGGTGGAGAACCCCTACTCGGGCCTCTGGAAGTCGCCACTGTCCTTCGTCGGCCGGCTGTTCTTCATCAACCTCAACGTCGTCACCGGCGTGCCCGGTCTGGGCTTCACGCTCATCGACCTGGCCGTCTTCGGCCTCACCGCGCTCTACGTCTACCGCAACGCCGTGGGCCTGAAGACGGACGAGAAGGTGGTCCCGCTGCCCCGGCCGCTGGTGATGTCCCTGCTGCTCATCCTCGGGACTATCAGCTGGATGTACCTCTGGGGCTACCTGCGCGGCGGGGACATGCGCCCGGCCAAGTGGCAGCTCCAGAAGCTGCTGCTGATGCCGGTGTTCGTGATGCTCTTCAACGCGGCCATCCGCGGGCCGCAGGACTTCCGCGTCCTGGGCCGCATCATCGTCGCGGCCGCCTTCACCAAGGCGTTCCTGGGCGCCTTCTTCATCGTCGTCATCGCCCGGCCCGGAGGGCTCTACACCGAGTACGCCACCACGCACTCGGACACGATGATCTACGTGACGGGGCTGTCGCTCGCCGTGGCCTCCTGGGCCGAGGAGCCCAACCGGAAGAACTTCTGGCGCATGTTGATCGTGTGCGGCGTCATCTTCATGGGGATGAACTACAACGACCGCCGTCTGGCATACGCCAGCTTCAACCAGTGCCTGGTCGCCATCTATCTGATCAGCCCCTGGTCGAAGGTGAAGGTCTACGCCACGCGCGCGGGCATCCTCATGGCGCCGCTGTTCCTGCTCTACGTCGCCGTGGGCTGGGCCAATCCGACGGGTATTTTCTCGCCTGTGAACACGTTCAAGTCGATGATCGTCGGCGAGCACAACGACACCGGCGTGATGGACTACCGCGACGTGGAGAACTTCAACGTCATCGCTACCTGGCAGAAGAACCCCATGCTCGGCACGGGCTATGGCCACGGCTTTGACGAGGTGATGAAGCTCGCGGACATCTCTCACCTCTTCGAGGACTACCTCTACCATCCGCACAACTCGGTGCTGGGCCTGCTGGCCTTCGGCGGAGTGGTGGGCTTCACCGGGGTGTGGCTCTTCGTGGCGTTCACCGTCTTCTTCGCCGTACGCGCCTACCACCGGGCCCATGTGCCGCAGTGGCGCGCCGGGGCGCTGGTGGCCGTCGCGATTGTCGTCGCCTACACGAACCAGTGCTTCGGAGACATGGGCATCACCAGCTGGTACTGCACCATCCTCATGGCCCTGGCCGTCACCATCGCGGGCAAGCTGGCGACCCTCACCGGGGCCTGGCGCAGCACCGGCCCAGCGCCCTCCGCCAACCCCGCGGAATCTGGTGCCGTGGAGCAGGAAGGATATAGGCGCACATGA
- the epsU gene encoding exopolysaccharide biosynthesis GT2 family glycosyltransferase EpsU produces the protein MDVLLLVLSLPVVLACGYLLLLTLLSANLPTPPRVAPRLRFDIIVPAHNEEAGIARTVRNLLALDYPAELRRVLVVADNCSDTTAERARDAGATVLVRYDTEKRGKGFALAHAFEHSLKDGFADAVVVVDADTEVSPHLLHSFGLRLEAGAQAIQAHYGVLNPNDSWRTRLMAIGMALFHKVRSQGRERLEVSCGLRGNGMCFSHRVIREVPHDAFSIVEDLEYGIRLGRAGHRVHYAWEAEVLGEMVSSEKASRSQRRRWEGGRWAMTKQFGVPLLDEALEKRNPVLLDLAMDLLVPPLSYVVLGALAVAGAAGALSVWQDRVAFSAYAAAFCVASLGLYVFRGWWVSGMGVQGLLALARAPFYVVWKVWLMAVGPRDKKGEWVRTTREARKP, from the coding sequence ATGGACGTGCTGCTGCTGGTGCTGTCGCTGCCGGTGGTGCTGGCGTGCGGCTATCTGCTGCTGCTGACGCTGCTGTCAGCGAACCTGCCAACGCCCCCGCGGGTGGCGCCCCGGCTGCGGTTCGACATCATCGTCCCCGCGCACAACGAGGAGGCGGGCATCGCCCGCACGGTGCGCAACCTGCTGGCGCTGGACTACCCGGCGGAGCTGCGGCGCGTCCTCGTGGTGGCCGACAACTGCTCGGACACCACGGCGGAGCGGGCGCGCGACGCGGGCGCCACGGTGCTGGTGCGCTACGACACGGAGAAGCGGGGCAAGGGCTTCGCGCTGGCGCACGCCTTCGAGCACAGCCTGAAGGACGGCTTCGCCGACGCGGTGGTGGTGGTGGACGCGGACACCGAGGTGTCCCCGCACCTGCTGCACTCCTTCGGCCTGCGGTTGGAGGCGGGCGCTCAGGCCATCCAGGCGCACTACGGTGTGCTCAACCCGAATGACTCGTGGCGCACGCGGCTGATGGCCATCGGCATGGCGCTGTTCCACAAGGTGCGCTCGCAGGGGCGCGAGCGGCTGGAGGTCTCCTGCGGCCTGCGCGGCAACGGCATGTGCTTCAGCCACCGCGTCATCCGCGAGGTGCCGCACGACGCGTTCTCCATCGTGGAGGACCTGGAGTACGGCATCCGCCTGGGCCGGGCCGGCCACCGCGTTCATTACGCGTGGGAGGCCGAGGTGCTGGGAGAGATGGTCTCCTCGGAGAAGGCCTCGCGCTCGCAGCGCCGCCGCTGGGAGGGCGGGCGCTGGGCGATGACGAAGCAGTTCGGCGTGCCGCTGCTGGACGAGGCGCTCGAGAAGCGCAACCCCGTGCTGCTGGACCTGGCCATGGACCTGCTGGTGCCGCCGCTGAGCTACGTGGTGCTCGGCGCGCTGGCGGTGGCCGGGGCGGCGGGCGCGCTCTCGGTGTGGCAGGACCGGGTGGCCTTCAGCGCGTACGCGGCGGCTTTCTGCGTGGCCAGCCTGGGCCTCTACGTGTTTCGTGGCTGGTGGGTGTCCGGCATGGGCGTGCAGGGGCTGCTGGCCCTGGCGCGGGCGCCCTTCTACGTCGTGTGGAAGGTGTGGCTGATGGCCGTGGGTCCTCGAGACAAGAAGGGGGAGTGGGTGCGCACCACCCGCGAGGCGCGCAAGCCCTGA
- a CDS encoding chain-length determining protein, translating to MSAPHEDKLPEVERQQAQIFDWEQIKDYVGYVRHAVQRHRVLALATFAVTATLALSAAKLLPRTWYSETKLLPRRAATIAALVNPERANILNPDPPNPMRPPNEVDAQTRAAAEAVLRQDNLIALIKKINLLDRWEATRPPLLRAKDTVMRMISSPPDEDARMDGMVGTLEKKLRVNTDDGKVAIGVEWGDPQLAYELVDAAKQSFLEARKKEELASVDDAIAILQAHEQQAGEAVRESYDEFEKTFSSIMLERRRVVGDPRLLPRFSSTDQELAQLRFLIRAKRRAIADTQVQHNQRMTELQDELAQKREMYAPDHPTVVDLESKVASLRAGSPQMKALQAEEKEMLAEYADMGGKSLPFPDEPVPDPYGLERVLMGLLPAVSENPSAAVTLERLRSRLNAQQMILKRIDAAKLEREIADKSFKYRFTELTPAEFPRKPIKPNALIIAVGGVVAGLLLAVFAALARDVLSGRVLESWQVERGLGLPVLAELDRGQG from the coding sequence ATGTCCGCACCCCATGAGGACAAACTGCCCGAAGTGGAGCGCCAGCAGGCGCAGATCTTCGACTGGGAGCAGATCAAGGACTACGTGGGCTACGTGCGCCACGCGGTGCAGCGGCACCGGGTGCTGGCGCTGGCCACCTTCGCGGTGACGGCGACGCTGGCGCTGTCGGCGGCCAAGCTCCTGCCGCGCACGTGGTACTCGGAGACGAAGCTTTTGCCCCGGCGCGCGGCCACCATCGCCGCGCTGGTGAACCCCGAGCGCGCCAACATCCTCAACCCGGATCCGCCCAACCCCATGCGCCCGCCCAACGAGGTGGACGCGCAGACGCGCGCGGCCGCCGAGGCGGTGCTGCGCCAGGACAACCTCATTGCCCTGATCAAGAAGATCAACCTGCTGGACCGGTGGGAGGCCACGCGCCCGCCGCTGCTGCGCGCCAAGGACACGGTGATGCGGATGATCTCCTCGCCGCCGGACGAGGACGCGCGCATGGATGGCATGGTGGGCACGCTGGAGAAGAAGCTCCGGGTGAACACGGACGATGGCAAGGTGGCCATCGGCGTGGAGTGGGGCGACCCGCAGCTGGCGTACGAGCTGGTGGACGCGGCCAAGCAGAGCTTCCTGGAGGCGCGCAAGAAGGAGGAGCTGGCCAGCGTGGATGACGCCATCGCCATCCTCCAGGCGCACGAGCAGCAGGCGGGCGAGGCCGTCCGCGAGTCCTACGACGAATTCGAGAAGACGTTCTCGTCGATCATGCTCGAGCGGCGGCGCGTGGTGGGAGACCCCCGGCTGTTGCCGCGCTTCTCCTCCACGGACCAGGAGCTGGCGCAGCTGCGCTTCCTCATCCGCGCCAAGCGCCGGGCCATCGCCGACACGCAGGTGCAGCACAACCAGCGGATGACGGAGCTGCAGGACGAGCTGGCGCAGAAGCGGGAGATGTACGCGCCAGACCATCCCACGGTGGTGGACCTGGAGAGCAAGGTGGCCTCGCTGCGGGCGGGCTCGCCGCAGATGAAGGCGCTGCAGGCCGAGGAGAAGGAGATGCTGGCCGAGTACGCGGACATGGGCGGCAAGTCGCTGCCGTTCCCGGACGAGCCGGTGCCGGACCCGTATGGCCTGGAGCGCGTGCTGATGGGGCTGTTGCCGGCGGTGTCGGAGAACCCGAGCGCGGCGGTGACGCTGGAGCGGCTGCGCAGCCGGCTGAACGCGCAGCAGATGATCCTCAAGCGCATCGACGCGGCGAAGCTGGAGCGGGAGATCGCCGACAAGTCCTTCAAGTACCGCTTCACGGAGCTGACGCCCGCGGAGTTCCCGCGCAAGCCGATCAAGCCCAACGCGCTCATCATCGCGGTGGGCGGGGTGGTGGCGGGGCTGCTGCTGGCGGTGTTCGCGGCGCTGGCGCGAGACGTGCTCAGCGGCCGGGTGCTGGAGAGCTGGCAGGTGGAGCGCGGTCTGGGGCTGCCGGTGCTGGCGGAGCTGGATCGGGGCCAGGGGTGA
- a CDS encoding response regulator: protein MVDVSQQTVLVVEDSPLFRKMVGEFLHALGVRHLVEASNGRAAIEQLAHSRPDLVCLDLTLPDVSGYDVCEYIRGQSELEGLPVLMISARGTLLDRAQAEEVGADGYLTKPFTQEEFNQQVVRLLARAAELASGGKSDVRTP, encoded by the coding sequence ATGGTGGACGTCTCGCAACAAACGGTCCTCGTGGTGGAGGACTCGCCCTTGTTCCGGAAGATGGTGGGCGAGTTCCTGCACGCGCTGGGCGTACGCCACCTCGTGGAGGCGTCCAACGGGCGCGCGGCCATCGAGCAGCTGGCGCACAGCCGGCCGGACCTGGTGTGCCTGGACCTGACACTGCCGGACGTGTCTGGGTACGACGTGTGCGAGTACATCCGCGGGCAGTCAGAGCTGGAGGGCCTGCCGGTGCTGATGATCAGCGCGCGCGGAACGCTTTTGGACCGGGCTCAGGCAGAAGAAGTGGGGGCGGATGGTTACTTGACCAAGCCCTTTACTCAGGAAGAGTTCAACCAGCAGGTGGTGAGACTGTTGGCGCGGGCGGCCGAGCTGGCCTCGGGAGGCAAGAGCGATGTCCGCACCCCATGA